A portion of the Limosilactobacillus reuteri genome contains these proteins:
- a CDS encoding peptidylprolyl isomerase produces MKSKKLIAIIAGAALMMPLAACGNKAVATTSGGKITESEYYSSMKQTSAGKQVLQQMILDKVLEKQYGKEVSDKQVNAQYNTYKNEYGSDFNAYLQSQNLTEKSLKQQIRSNLLLTAAARHYSHITNKQINKQWTKYQPKVQTATILVGSKSDAEDIINQLNDSSNKYKTFKKLAKSKSTDSQTKNNGGKLPAFDNTDNQLDSAYKKAAFKLKTGEYTTTPVKTDDGYQVIYMIEHPAKGKKSQHINDLKNQIVQENMNNQNFMRKVVSNVLKKGNVSIKENDVKNILDNYLNSSATTSSSSNNSSSTSSNK; encoded by the coding sequence ATGAAATCCAAAAAGTTAATTGCTATCATTGCAGGGGCCGCATTGATGATGCCGCTTGCTGCCTGTGGAAATAAAGCAGTCGCTACTACTAGCGGCGGTAAAATCACTGAGAGCGAATACTACAGCAGCATGAAGCAAACCAGTGCTGGTAAGCAAGTGCTTCAACAAATGATCTTAGATAAGGTTTTGGAGAAGCAATACGGTAAAGAAGTCAGTGATAAGCAAGTTAACGCGCAATATAATACCTACAAGAACGAGTACGGTTCAGACTTTAATGCTTATCTTCAAAGTCAAAACTTAACTGAAAAGTCATTGAAGCAACAAATTCGGTCAAACTTACTCTTGACTGCGGCTGCTCGTCATTACTCCCACATTACTAACAAGCAAATCAATAAGCAATGGACCAAGTACCAACCTAAAGTTCAAACTGCGACGATCCTTGTTGGTAGTAAGTCTGATGCTGAAGATATCATTAACCAATTAAATGACTCCAGCAACAAGTACAAGACTTTCAAGAAGCTTGCTAAGTCCAAGTCAACTGATAGTCAAACCAAGAACAACGGTGGTAAGCTTCCAGCCTTTGATAATACTGATAACCAACTTGACTCAGCTTACAAGAAGGCTGCCTTTAAGTTGAAGACGGGTGAATATACTACGACCCCAGTTAAGACTGATGACGGCTACCAAGTAATTTACATGATCGAACACCCAGCTAAGGGTAAGAAGAGTCAACACATCAATGACTTGAAGAACCAAATCGTTCAAGAAAACATGAACAACCAAAACTTCATGCGGAAGGTTGTTTCAAACGTCTTGAAGAAGGGTAACGTTTCAATCAAGGAAAACGATGTTAAGAATATCCTTGATAACTACCTTAACTCAAGCGCCACTACAAGCAGCTCCAGCAATAACAGCAGCAGTACTAGCTCAAATAAGTAA
- a CDS encoding ATP-binding protein yields the protein MKIKKVHIDGFGKWHDQDFDFTTNPQIIYGPNEAGKTTLMAFLVSVLFGFVDGRGKNRFAQYIPKTTSSYGGSLLVEINGHDYVIKRQRGRNGGKVSVTDSQGRQGGEQELKQLLGSMDRSLYQALFSFGQRDLTAVDELNRDEWQQHLQQLGAVGSAQWDQLIDQYQKQADHLYKPRGRKWPLNQDLHQYANLTDKINQARGKFHRYQDLQADLKTNKEKLRQAQAELQKQQPLLQKLAHLQQLWPVYHEWQHSHQTRPIADYLTDQQVTTAQELQVREKELRRQQQVYQQRLARIDHQSPQATKHSPQSIPELQRLKEQAVELQAEEALQHRQQTQANQWQQELTAIKTRYHQPLPAPLTPQEKAELARLLNVQPLSRANTNQSNGDPSRAAMIGIIGGFVLFIIGLLANATFITAIGAIAAFATVMYLYYQRQGSHSAPVTTDSQAITAFGQKHGLQDFPPDQWLLIQGDLQRNAELAAQLQTAKQDQQRYDHQLAIFNQQLPPALQNLTLAAVRTKLDDLLEQGQQACQDIQANTREKATIANNLAQLNQDYSKIHQQKLAIYQQAGVHDDNQFTQYLANRSAAQSQALASDAYGQQLTAEDRQALAAYANRDELMTALAKTRYQLDQLNLTISHTHEEIQKDKVEIDSLVKDGTLSNLEQERANLAAKIWHEVQEWLRYQLAIQWINKALVGASADRYPAIIRQAEQYFALLTAHRYSRIRLTADGVKVVRRDQEVFLVEELSQGTAEQLYIALRLGFVTVMSDQANFPVIIDDGFVNFDNVRRQRMLALLEKIAEKNQVIYFTADDRIKDLDVKILDLQALNRE from the coding sequence ATGAAAATAAAGAAAGTTCATATCGATGGCTTTGGCAAATGGCATGATCAAGATTTTGACTTTACAACTAACCCCCAAATAATTTATGGCCCTAATGAAGCCGGAAAGACAACTCTAATGGCCTTTCTTGTTAGTGTTTTATTTGGCTTTGTGGATGGGCGGGGAAAGAATCGGTTTGCTCAGTATATTCCGAAAACTACTTCTAGTTATGGTGGAAGTTTATTAGTTGAGATCAACGGCCATGATTACGTGATTAAACGGCAACGCGGGCGGAATGGCGGTAAGGTTAGTGTGACTGATTCACAAGGACGTCAAGGTGGTGAGCAAGAATTAAAGCAACTGCTTGGCTCAATGGATCGGTCGCTCTATCAAGCCCTTTTTAGTTTTGGTCAACGAGACTTAACAGCTGTGGACGAGCTTAATCGGGATGAATGGCAACAACATCTGCAGCAACTAGGGGCTGTTGGCAGTGCACAGTGGGACCAGTTAATTGATCAGTACCAGAAACAAGCTGACCATCTCTATAAACCGCGCGGACGGAAATGGCCGCTCAATCAAGATCTTCATCAATATGCAAATTTGACAGATAAAATTAACCAAGCGCGTGGTAAATTTCACCGTTATCAGGACCTGCAGGCAGATTTGAAGACAAACAAAGAAAAATTGCGGCAAGCACAGGCAGAATTGCAAAAACAACAGCCACTTTTGCAAAAATTAGCACATTTACAGCAGTTGTGGCCGGTTTACCATGAATGGCAACATAGCCACCAAACTCGACCAATTGCTGACTATTTAACTGATCAGCAAGTTACGACGGCTCAAGAACTACAAGTTAGAGAAAAGGAACTTCGCCGCCAACAACAGGTTTATCAACAGCGCTTGGCAAGGATCGATCATCAGTCTCCACAAGCAACTAAGCATTCGCCACAAAGCATCCCGGAACTTCAACGCCTCAAGGAGCAAGCGGTTGAGTTACAAGCGGAGGAGGCTTTACAGCACCGTCAACAAACGCAAGCTAATCAGTGGCAGCAGGAATTAACTGCAATTAAAACACGCTACCACCAGCCTTTGCCGGCGCCCTTAACTCCTCAAGAAAAAGCAGAACTTGCCCGCCTTCTTAATGTCCAACCGCTTTCTCGGGCAAATACGAACCAGTCAAATGGCGATCCTTCTCGCGCCGCAATGATCGGAATCATCGGCGGCTTTGTCCTTTTTATCATTGGATTATTAGCGAATGCCACTTTTATTACCGCTATCGGAGCAATTGCGGCCTTTGCGACAGTTATGTATCTTTATTATCAACGCCAAGGAAGTCATTCTGCTCCAGTAACAACAGATTCCCAAGCAATCACGGCGTTTGGCCAAAAACATGGCTTACAGGATTTTCCGCCTGATCAATGGCTATTAATCCAGGGAGATTTACAACGAAATGCCGAATTAGCTGCCCAGCTCCAAACTGCCAAACAAGATCAGCAAAGATATGACCACCAACTTGCTATCTTTAACCAACAATTGCCACCAGCTTTGCAAAATCTAACTTTGGCGGCTGTTAGGACTAAATTGGATGATTTGCTGGAACAAGGGCAACAAGCGTGCCAGGATATCCAAGCGAATACCCGGGAAAAAGCAACGATTGCTAACAATTTAGCCCAGCTCAATCAAGACTACAGTAAAATTCATCAGCAAAAACTGGCGATTTATCAGCAAGCAGGGGTGCACGATGATAACCAGTTTACCCAGTACTTAGCAAATCGTTCTGCAGCACAATCACAAGCCTTGGCATCAGATGCCTATGGACAACAATTGACCGCAGAAGACCGCCAAGCCCTTGCTGCATACGCAAATAGAGATGAGCTAATGACGGCTTTAGCGAAGACTCGGTACCAGCTTGATCAGCTCAACCTAACAATCTCTCATACCCACGAAGAGATTCAAAAAGATAAAGTCGAAATTGATAGTTTAGTTAAAGATGGAACCCTCAGCAATCTGGAACAAGAACGGGCTAACCTAGCCGCTAAGATTTGGCATGAAGTACAGGAATGGTTAAGGTACCAATTGGCAATTCAGTGGATTAATAAGGCCCTGGTAGGAGCTTCAGCTGATCGTTACCCTGCAATCATTCGCCAGGCAGAACAATATTTTGCCTTGTTAACCGCTCATCGCTATTCCCGGATCCGTTTAACGGCCGATGGAGTCAAAGTGGTACGAAGGGATCAAGAAGTCTTTTTAGTGGAAGAATTGTCGCAGGGAACGGCTGAACAATTGTATATTGCGCTCCGGCTTGGCTTTGTCACCGTGATGAGTGATCAAGCTAACTTCCCGGTAATTATTGATGATGGGTTTGTTAATTTTGATAACGTTCGGCGGCAACGAATGCTGGCCTTGCTAGAAAAAATTGCTGAGAAGAATCAGGTTATCTATTTTACTGCTGATGATCGGATTAAGGACCTTGACGTTAAAATTCTTGACCTGCAAGCATTAAACCGTGAATAA
- a CDS encoding metallophosphoesterase family protein, whose amino-acid sequence MRFIHTADLHLDSPFLGLTSMPKPLWERVHSSTFTAFQKIVDDAIALKVDFVLISGDIYDRDQQSIAATDFFIKQCERLKQARIPVYLLYGNHDYQIVQDTGELPANVHVFGNRVTTTTLTLANHDSVAISGFSYDQRWIQEDQVKKYPPKRNETWHIGMLHGAVRQNQDNHYAPFTTDELIAKNYDYWALGHIHKHQILNEKPPIIYSGNPQGRHKNEAGQHGYYLVESQGNKLVPQFKPVAEIEWTSLTVNALPTSSLAEVERSLSQAIDDKLKNAPFQLVELTIANIEQLSPTIRHLLANGDVLEHLQDQNADNGKWWIYDLLLHQQNLLPSMTDLDEQYWQQAAQEVFTPANIAELTKSLARDADLAAKLTNLDLQQLKQATTQLLRRED is encoded by the coding sequence ATGAGATTTATTCATACAGCCGATTTACACCTTGATAGTCCTTTTTTAGGGTTGACTTCGATGCCCAAGCCGTTATGGGAACGCGTCCACTCATCGACGTTTACTGCTTTTCAAAAGATTGTTGACGATGCGATTGCCTTAAAAGTTGATTTTGTTTTAATTAGCGGGGATATTTATGACCGTGATCAGCAAAGCATTGCCGCTACCGATTTTTTCATCAAGCAATGCGAACGACTTAAGCAGGCACGCATCCCCGTTTATCTACTTTATGGTAACCATGATTATCAAATTGTCCAAGACACGGGAGAACTGCCAGCAAACGTTCATGTTTTTGGCAATCGCGTAACGACTACCACCCTTACTTTGGCAAATCATGACAGTGTTGCTATCTCCGGCTTTAGTTATGATCAACGCTGGATTCAAGAAGATCAAGTGAAAAAATATCCACCAAAACGAAACGAAACCTGGCACATCGGGATGCTTCATGGAGCAGTTCGGCAAAATCAAGATAACCACTATGCTCCGTTTACGACCGATGAATTAATCGCTAAAAATTATGATTATTGGGCACTTGGTCATATTCACAAGCACCAAATCTTGAATGAGAAGCCGCCAATTATTTACAGCGGTAATCCACAGGGACGGCATAAAAATGAAGCCGGACAGCACGGCTATTATTTGGTGGAAAGTCAGGGCAATAAACTTGTGCCGCAATTTAAACCAGTTGCGGAAATTGAATGGACAAGTCTAACCGTTAATGCTTTACCAACTAGTAGTCTTGCTGAAGTAGAGCGATCCCTGTCGCAAGCAATTGATGACAAACTAAAAAATGCACCATTCCAACTGGTAGAGCTTACGATTGCTAACATTGAACAACTTTCACCAACGATTCGGCACCTGCTTGCAAATGGGGATGTCCTTGAACACCTGCAGGACCAAAATGCAGATAATGGTAAATGGTGGATCTATGACCTCTTGCTCCACCAGCAAAATTTGTTGCCATCAATGACTGATCTAGATGAACAGTATTGGCAACAAGCCGCCCAAGAAGTATTTACCCCTGCTAATATTGCAGAATTAACAAAAAGTTTAGCACGGGATGCTGATTTAGCCGCTAAGTTGACAAACCTTGATCTTCAGCAACTGAAGCAAGCGACGACTCAATTATTGCGGCGGGAGGATTAA
- a CDS encoding YlbF family regulator yields MVVNIYDTANELSRQLRETQEYQGLQKAFEALKADSDTFDTFKKFQQAQADAQHKQMTGQQPTDDEIKNIHNLAKEVSGKKVVQDLMNQERQVDSMLQQLNKTITSPIQDLYSEVMPKMPGQE; encoded by the coding sequence ATGGTTGTAAATATTTATGATACTGCAAATGAACTTAGTCGCCAATTGCGCGAAACTCAAGAATATCAAGGATTACAAAAGGCTTTTGAAGCATTAAAGGCTGACAGTGACACCTTTGACACTTTCAAGAAATTCCAACAAGCTCAAGCAGATGCTCAACACAAGCAAATGACTGGTCAACAACCAACTGATGATGAAATTAAAAACATCCATAACCTTGCCAAGGAAGTAAGTGGCAAGAAGGTTGTTCAAGACTTGATGAACCAAGAACGGCAAGTTGATAGCATGCTTCAACAATTGAATAAGACAATTACAAGTCCAATTCAAGATCTTTACAGTGAAGTAATGCCAAAGATGCCAGGACAAGAATAA
- a CDS encoding PBP1A family penicillin-binding protein, giving the protein MNREPQSNSDLKERIMKWLKKAWASFRVWFKHYWQLFVAMLKKFWHRYQLTRWIIVIFLGIFLITSIHLTFVAKTADVKNLKNRLQRPTMIYDRSNQSAGSLYAQKGTYVELKDISSNVPNAVLSTEDRNFYHEHGFSVKGLGRAGFLLVKNKLLHRDYISGGGSTLTQQLVKNAFLTQQQTFSRKAREIFIAVEVENQYSKNEILTMYLNNAYFGHGVWGVQDAAKRYFNENVSQLTVPQAATLAGMLTSPGMYDPVEHPTATKQRRNMVLQLMVENHKLSQSAADQYKQTPLNITNGYVPNDSYKYPYFFDAVIAEAESRYHISEKDIMNNGYRIYTTLDQDQQRSMQQTYDDDDNFPQNSADGTMVQSASIAMNPKNGGITAVVGGRGKHVFRGFNRSTQMRRQPGSTIKPIVVYTPALEHGYFYDSTLQDKKQSYGTNNYTPKNYDDTYSGTVPMYKALYESLNAPAVWLLNKIGVNRGYDMAKKFGLPVEKGDKNLALALGGMTRGVSPQQMARAYAVFANDGLMPSPHYITKIEDASGKVIAKNDGSKNKRIISGKTAKEMTSMLIGVFDHGTGETAKPSGYTLAGKTGTTNSGVKGDDSNDRDKWIVGYTPDVVVATWEGYDDTNQSHTLNDISERSINYLYKNEMSAILPNTAGTKFTVEDAQTRAKEKTKGSSKGWGSFLKDGGDFVNNFNQSVNNFGNKASQWWSNVRSLF; this is encoded by the coding sequence ATGAATCGTGAACCACAATCTAATTCAGATTTGAAAGAGCGAATCATGAAGTGGTTAAAAAAGGCTTGGGCGTCATTCCGAGTTTGGTTTAAGCACTATTGGCAGCTCTTTGTTGCGATGCTGAAAAAGTTCTGGCATCGTTATCAATTAACGCGATGGATCATTGTTATTTTTCTAGGGATTTTCTTAATTACCAGTATCCATTTGACGTTTGTTGCTAAAACTGCAGATGTTAAAAATCTTAAGAACCGGTTGCAACGGCCAACAATGATTTATGATCGTAGCAATCAATCGGCCGGGAGCCTCTATGCTCAAAAGGGAACTTATGTGGAATTAAAAGATATTTCATCAAATGTTCCTAACGCGGTCCTTTCGACTGAAGACCGGAATTTCTATCATGAACACGGTTTTTCAGTCAAAGGGTTAGGCCGAGCTGGCTTCTTACTAGTGAAAAATAAACTTCTTCACCGTGACTATATCTCTGGTGGGGGTAGTACTTTAACACAACAACTGGTTAAGAATGCCTTTTTGACTCAACAACAGACCTTCTCCCGAAAGGCTCGGGAAATTTTTATTGCGGTTGAGGTAGAAAACCAATACAGCAAAAATGAGATTTTAACAATGTACCTCAATAATGCCTACTTTGGTCATGGGGTATGGGGAGTTCAAGATGCGGCAAAGCGTTACTTTAATGAAAACGTCAGTCAGCTAACAGTACCCCAAGCAGCCACCCTGGCCGGAATGCTGACGTCGCCAGGGATGTACGACCCAGTAGAACATCCAACAGCAACGAAGCAACGACGGAATATGGTTCTTCAGCTGATGGTTGAAAATCATAAGCTGAGTCAAAGTGCGGCGGATCAATATAAGCAAACACCGTTGAATATTACCAACGGCTACGTGCCAAATGACAGCTATAAGTACCCGTACTTCTTTGATGCGGTCATTGCCGAAGCAGAGAGTCGTTATCATATTTCGGAAAAAGATATCATGAATAATGGTTATCGGATTTATACGACGCTGGACCAAGATCAGCAGCGGTCAATGCAGCAAACTTATGACGATGACGATAACTTCCCACAGAACTCGGCTGATGGCACAATGGTTCAATCAGCCTCGATTGCGATGAATCCGAAAAATGGGGGAATTACCGCAGTCGTTGGTGGGCGTGGAAAACATGTCTTCCGTGGATTTAACCGTTCTACGCAGATGCGGCGGCAGCCCGGGTCAACGATTAAGCCGATTGTTGTATATACACCAGCCTTAGAGCATGGGTATTTCTATGATTCAACGCTTCAAGATAAGAAACAATCGTATGGAACTAATAATTACACGCCAAAGAACTATGATGATACCTATAGCGGGACGGTACCGATGTATAAGGCCCTTTATGAGAGTCTTAACGCTCCAGCAGTCTGGTTATTAAATAAGATCGGGGTCAATCGTGGTTATGATATGGCAAAGAAGTTTGGTTTGCCAGTTGAAAAGGGTGATAAGAACCTTGCCTTGGCCCTCGGTGGTATGACCCGCGGAGTATCACCGCAACAAATGGCTCGTGCCTATGCAGTCTTTGCCAATGATGGGTTGATGCCATCACCGCACTACATTACCAAGATTGAAGATGCCTCTGGAAAGGTGATCGCCAAAAATGATGGTAGCAAGAATAAGCGGATCATTTCTGGTAAGACAGCCAAAGAAATGACTAGTATGCTAATTGGCGTATTTGATCACGGAACTGGTGAAACGGCCAAACCAAGTGGCTATACGCTTGCCGGTAAAACGGGGACCACAAACTCAGGGGTAAAAGGCGATGATTCCAATGATCGTGATAAGTGGATCGTAGGTTATACGCCCGATGTAGTGGTTGCAACATGGGAAGGCTATGATGATACAAACCAAAGCCACACCCTAAACGATATTTCTGAACGGAGCATTAACTACCTTTACAAGAATGAAATGAGTGCGATTTTGCCAAATACTGCTGGAACCAAATTCACGGTTGAAGATGCTCAAACACGGGCAAAAGAAAAGACAAAGGGTTCCTCTAAAGGATGGGGATCATTCCTCAAAGATGGGGGCGACTTTGTAAATAACTTCAACCAATCAGTAAATAACTTTGGTAATAAGGCAAGTCAATGGTGGAGCAATGTTCGATCGCTTTTCTAG
- the argS gene encoding arginine--tRNA ligase — MSDKQQVAAALAQALPEMDVKEIEAKIERPKDSSNGDYAFPTFFLAKTLHKAPQMIASELVEKVDQDGFEKVVVAGPYINFFLDKAQVGAKILQTILADPEHYGEIDLGHQSNVTIDYSSPNIAKPMGMGHLRSTMIGEAVARILEKVNYNLIRIDYLGDWGTQFGKLMAAYEMWGDEAEVKKDPINTLLKYYVRINNEADEHPEYTEAGRDWFAKLEHGDEEAWRLWHWFREVSLERFQRVYKMLDVNFDSFNGEAFSAQKMEEPIQLLRDKNLLKPSRGAEIVDLDEYNLPPLLIIKSNGTTTYITRDLATALFRKRMYGHAKSLYVVGAEQETYFKQLRAALKEMGFNWWDQIEHISFGLMNLNGKKMSTRKGNVVSLEDVLNDSIDLARKQIAEKNPDLENADEVAKEVGVGAVIFHDLKNYRRNAVNFKLDDVVKFEGETGPYVQYARARAESILRKGGIRDFSDVDLTKAGAEAWKLISFLGQYSEAIKRAALNYDPSVIAKYALELAKKFNQYYAHTRILDKDEVQPARLALTQAVSDVLKSALDLLDIKAPDEM, encoded by the coding sequence ATGAGCGATAAGCAACAAGTTGCAGCTGCATTGGCACAAGCATTGCCAGAGATGGATGTTAAAGAAATTGAAGCTAAGATTGAACGGCCAAAAGATTCTAGTAATGGGGATTATGCCTTCCCAACATTCTTTTTAGCTAAGACCTTACATAAGGCACCGCAAATGATTGCAAGTGAATTAGTTGAAAAGGTTGACCAAGACGGTTTTGAAAAGGTAGTTGTTGCTGGTCCATATATCAACTTCTTCCTCGACAAAGCCCAAGTTGGTGCTAAGATTTTGCAAACTATCTTAGCGGATCCTGAACATTATGGTGAGATTGATCTTGGTCACCAATCAAATGTTACGATTGATTATTCATCACCAAACATTGCTAAGCCTATGGGAATGGGTCACCTTCGTTCAACCATGATTGGTGAAGCTGTTGCCCGGATTCTTGAAAAAGTTAACTACAACTTAATTCGGATTGATTACCTTGGTGATTGGGGTACTCAATTTGGTAAGTTAATGGCTGCTTATGAGATGTGGGGAGACGAAGCGGAAGTTAAGAAGGATCCAATTAATACTTTGCTTAAGTACTATGTGCGGATCAATAATGAAGCTGACGAACATCCAGAATACACTGAAGCAGGTCGTGACTGGTTTGCTAAGCTCGAACATGGTGACGAAGAAGCATGGCGGCTTTGGCACTGGTTCCGTGAAGTTTCTCTTGAACGGTTCCAACGTGTTTACAAGATGCTAGATGTTAACTTCGACTCATTTAATGGGGAAGCTTTCTCTGCTCAAAAGATGGAAGAACCTATCCAATTGTTACGGGATAAGAACTTATTGAAGCCTAGTCGAGGTGCAGAAATTGTTGACCTTGATGAATATAACTTACCACCATTACTCATCATCAAGAGTAATGGAACGACAACTTACATCACTCGTGATTTGGCAACTGCACTTTTCCGGAAGCGGATGTATGGTCATGCTAAGTCCCTTTACGTTGTCGGTGCCGAACAAGAAACTTACTTTAAGCAATTACGTGCGGCCTTAAAGGAAATGGGCTTCAACTGGTGGGATCAAATTGAACACATCTCCTTTGGTTTAATGAACTTAAACGGTAAGAAGATGTCTACGCGGAAGGGTAATGTTGTTTCCCTTGAAGACGTATTGAATGATTCTATTGATTTAGCACGGAAGCAAATTGCCGAAAAGAACCCTGACCTTGAAAACGCTGATGAAGTTGCTAAAGAAGTCGGTGTTGGTGCCGTTATCTTCCACGATTTAAAGAACTACCGTCGGAATGCCGTTAACTTCAAGCTTGATGATGTTGTTAAGTTTGAAGGGGAAACTGGTCCTTACGTTCAATATGCTCGTGCTCGTGCTGAGAGTATCTTACGTAAGGGTGGCATCCGGGACTTTAGCGATGTTGACTTGACAAAGGCCGGTGCTGAAGCTTGGAAATTAATCAGCTTCCTTGGCCAATACAGCGAAGCAATCAAGCGGGCTGCATTAAACTACGATCCATCAGTAATCGCTAAGTATGCCCTTGAATTGGCTAAGAAGTTTAACCAATACTATGCTCACACTCGGATTCTTGATAAGGATGAAGTTCAACCAGCACGGTTAGCTCTTACTCAAGCGGTTAGTGATGTGCTCAAGTCAGCCCTTGACTTACTTGATATCAAGGCACCAGATGAGATGTAA
- the thiD gene encoding bifunctional hydroxymethylpyrimidine kinase/phosphomethylpyrimidine kinase: MTNPTIQAVTIAGHDSDGSAGMPADLHAFFADGVYGHGILTAAVSGNSYGITSSQVMPQEFIAEQFKVLSEDFDIKAAKTGMLANDDVINVVADNYSPEHFGPLVVDPVIITKHGAMLLEQSAYELFRERIIPLATVITPNFYEAQKLTGIEMSTDEERVKAAHYLQDLGAKNVVIKGAHNDDSQTTVDDFVLLEDGDSFWLKKTFVKTDRLNGTGDSFSAIIAAELAKGNNVKIAVTKAKDAVYAAIANPLTVGHKFGPINHWDAQKELH; this comes from the coding sequence ATGACAAACCCTACAATTCAAGCTGTCACAATTGCAGGGCATGATTCGGACGGGAGTGCTGGAATGCCCGCGGACCTTCATGCTTTTTTTGCAGATGGCGTCTATGGTCACGGTATTTTAACTGCTGCTGTTTCCGGAAATTCTTACGGGATCACTTCTTCTCAAGTAATGCCGCAAGAATTTATTGCCGAGCAGTTTAAGGTATTAAGTGAAGATTTTGACATCAAAGCAGCCAAAACTGGAATGCTTGCTAATGACGATGTAATTAATGTCGTTGCTGATAACTATTCGCCTGAACATTTTGGCCCGTTAGTTGTTGACCCTGTGATTATTACTAAGCACGGAGCAATGTTGCTTGAACAATCCGCCTATGAACTATTTCGTGAACGAATTATTCCCCTTGCAACTGTTATTACCCCTAATTTCTATGAAGCTCAAAAGTTAACAGGAATCGAAATGAGTACAGATGAAGAACGGGTTAAAGCAGCCCATTATCTTCAAGATTTAGGGGCAAAAAATGTGGTGATTAAGGGCGCGCATAATGATGATAGCCAAACAACTGTTGATGACTTTGTTCTTCTTGAAGACGGTGATAGCTTCTGGCTCAAAAAAACTTTTGTTAAGACTGATCGATTGAATGGAACCGGGGATAGCTTCTCCGCGATCATTGCTGCCGAGCTTGCGAAGGGAAATAATGTTAAAATAGCAGTAACAAAGGCTAAAGATGCCGTTTACGCAGCAATCGCAAATCCATTAACGGTTGGTCATAAATTTGGTCCAATCAACCATTGGGATGCGCAAAAGGAGCTGCATTAG
- a CDS encoding L-lactate dehydrogenase produces MLDTYRHKVVLIGDGAVGSSFAFSLLQSTNEVDELVLVDRTKSKAVGDAADLADITPLTNPVKIYAGTYEDAADADVVVITAGIPRKPGETRLDLVNKNTTVLKSIIEPIVKSGFTGVFVISSNPVDILTTIAQRISGFPKERVIGTGTSLDSMRLRVLLSKKLHLSVNVIDALMLGEHGDTSFAAFNEITIGGKALNTITALSNTDKSEIEKAVHEAGSQIIANKGATFYGIAKCLSYITRAIIENRNLVLPISAPLDGQYGINDLYLGTPAIINSQGIGQVVEYPLTSDEVKKMQQSAEAMHQVLAKIESQKS; encoded by the coding sequence ATGCTTGATACGTATAGGCATAAAGTTGTATTAATAGGTGATGGGGCTGTCGGTTCATCATTTGCCTTTTCATTATTGCAGTCAACAAATGAAGTGGATGAATTGGTACTGGTAGATCGAACAAAGTCAAAAGCAGTTGGGGATGCGGCTGATCTTGCTGATATTACACCCCTGACAAACCCAGTAAAGATTTATGCGGGAACCTATGAAGATGCCGCTGATGCTGACGTAGTTGTTATCACGGCGGGGATTCCCCGTAAACCTGGCGAAACACGTTTAGACCTAGTTAATAAAAACACTACGGTTCTTAAGTCAATTATTGAACCAATTGTCAAAAGTGGATTCACTGGCGTTTTCGTTATCTCGAGCAATCCCGTTGATATCCTTACAACAATTGCGCAGCGAATCAGCGGTTTTCCTAAAGAACGGGTTATCGGGACCGGAACTTCTCTTGATTCAATGCGGCTTCGAGTTCTCTTAAGTAAGAAATTACACCTATCTGTCAATGTCATCGATGCCCTAATGCTTGGCGAACATGGTGATACTTCTTTTGCGGCATTTAATGAAATCACAATCGGCGGGAAAGCCCTCAATACAATTACTGCCCTTTCAAATACTGATAAAAGCGAAATTGAAAAAGCAGTTCACGAAGCTGGCAGTCAAATAATTGCCAATAAAGGGGCTACTTTCTACGGGATTGCTAAATGCCTCTCGTATATTACACGGGCAATCATCGAAAATCGGAACCTTGTCCTGCCAATTTCGGCTCCGCTTGATGGACAGTATGGAATTAATGATCTGTACTTAGGAACACCCGCCATCATTAATAGTCAAGGAATCGGCCAGGTCGTTGAATATCCATTAACATCAGATGAAGTTAAAAAGATGCAACAGTCTGCTGAAGCAATGCATCAAGTTTTAGCGAAGATTGAGAGCCAAAAAAGCTGA